The Methanobrevibacter wolinii SH genomic sequence AAAAATTTATTCATATTTTTCTTTAAATACATCTTTTAAAACTCTTTCTTTATCAGATTTATTTTTAACAACAGAACCAACACTTGCTTTAAGTGCTTCATCATCATTATCCATATTTAAACTTAATACAGAACGAACCCAATCAACACTTCCTCTTACAGATGGCTTTTTAAGTAAGTTTAAAGAACGTATTTTATTTACAAGATCTACAACTTTTCCAACTAAATTTTCATCTGCTTCAGGAACTTTTTTACAAACAATATTAATTTCTCTTTCTCTTGATGGATAAGAAATATATAAATATAAACACCTATCTTTAGTTTCATCAAGTAACATTCTTTGAGAGTTTGAAGTTAAAATAAAAATTAAATCATTTTTAAGTGGAAAAGTACCTAAATCATTTACAGTAATCTCTTTTTCACCTAAAGCTTGAAGTAAAAAACTTTCTACTTCTTCATCTGCTTTATCAATTTCATCAATAAGAATAATTGAATCTTTTTCATTTGAAAAT encodes the following:
- a CDS encoding AAA family ATPase, whose product is MSENLDVKSINDKLLENNYVSNSEITTTVYLALALNKPILIEGPPGVGKTELAKTIAKSLNRDFFRIQCYEGITFEQIVGEWNYQKQLLELESVKGQKTDIDEDIFKDDYFIKRPLLSAFSNEKDSIILIDEIDKADEEVESFLLQALGEKEITVNDLGTFPLKNDLIFILTSNSQRMLLDETKDRCLYLYISYPSREREINIVCKKVPEADENLVGKVVDLVNKIRSLNLLKKPSVRGSVDWVRSVLSLNMDNDDEALKASVGSVVKNKSDKERVLKDVFKEKYE